The Nocardioides pantholopis genome window below encodes:
- a CDS encoding TadE/TadG family type IV pilus assembly protein, translating to MPRRRRGEGGAAVVDFVLVLVILVPLFLGILQVALVLLVRNTLAAAASEGARYAATADRGPEEGAALTRRQIDDAVSGRFAGDVTARQEGVGGQQVVVVTVRATVPALGLGGPGVDLEVAGRAVEEPP from the coding sequence GTGCCGCGGCGCCGCCGGGGCGAGGGCGGCGCGGCCGTCGTCGACTTCGTGCTGGTGCTGGTCATCCTGGTGCCGCTGTTCCTGGGGATCCTGCAGGTCGCGCTGGTGCTGCTGGTCCGCAACACGCTGGCCGCGGCGGCCTCCGAGGGGGCCCGGTACGCCGCCACGGCCGACCGTGGCCCAGAGGAGGGGGCCGCCCTGACCCGACGGCAGATCGACGACGCGGTCTCGGGCCGGTTCGCCGGCGACGTCACCGCCCGCCAGGAGGGCGTCGGCGGGCAGCAGGTCGTGGTCGTCACGGTGCGGGCCACGGTCCCGGCTCTGGGACTCGGCGGACCGGGGGTCGACCTGGAGGTGGCCGGCCGGGCCGTGGAGGAGCCGCCGTGA